A single Pseudodesulfovibrio aespoeensis Aspo-2 DNA region contains:
- the tmcC gene encoding TmcC family electron transfer complex membrane anchor subunit codes for MIEIYTFVSGPLAWLAWAVFIFGAIYRLVSMYNLAKAKDGASLAYMSLPYSLRSIFHWLIPFGTLGWKGDPLMTIATFAFHIGFFLVAIFLGAHVVIWDTAFGVSWMSLPEQYGDIASFVVIGACAVFAVRRFTLPHVRNVTRCKDWFALLLVVLPFVTGVLAYHQVGPSLLMTTLHVLSGELLIALIPFTRLSHALFAVFTRAYMGSEFGGVRRVRDW; via the coding sequence ATGATAGAAATCTATACCTTCGTCAGTGGCCCCCTGGCCTGGCTCGCGTGGGCCGTGTTCATATTCGGCGCCATCTACCGGCTGGTGAGCATGTACAACCTGGCCAAGGCCAAGGACGGCGCGTCGCTCGCCTACATGAGCCTGCCCTACTCCCTGCGCTCCATCTTCCACTGGCTCATCCCCTTTGGAACCTTGGGCTGGAAGGGCGATCCGCTCATGACCATAGCCACCTTCGCCTTCCACATCGGGTTCTTCCTGGTGGCCATCTTCCTGGGCGCCCATGTGGTCATCTGGGACACCGCCTTTGGTGTCAGCTGGATGAGCCTGCCCGAGCAGTACGGCGACATCGCCAGCTTCGTGGTCATCGGGGCCTGCGCCGTGTTCGCGGTGCGCCGCTTCACGCTGCCCCATGTCAGGAACGTGACCCGGTGCAAGGACTGGTTCGCGCTGTTGCTGGTTGTCCTGCCCTTTGTCACCGGCGTGCTGGCCTACCATCAGGTCGGTCCCTCCCTGCTGATGACGACCCTGCATGTGCTCTCGGGCGAGCTGCTCATCGCGCTCATCCCGTTCACCCGCCTGAGCCACGCCCTCTTCGCCGTGTTCACCAGGGCGTACATGGGCTCAGAGTTCGGCGGGGTGCGCCGTGTCCGTGACTGGTAG
- the tmcD gene encoding electron transfer complex subunit TmcD: protein MGRISSWDWEVGRKTVVDSLSPLQEHEWQEEPYVSPDGETLAAIVKVGDGEFSVRTNNEVWETPFEKLWFLRYSPDGRLTALCQQDMEWSLAIDGEPWGDFAEYAWETKFTPDGSSIATMTKNDNRYCVSLNGTPWDTYFENANQYSLSPCGTHTAAVVQVVSLAQADIEGFMKGVYSVAVDGNVWDGHYVNLFTPTFSPDGARVAAQARITTFDYTIAVDDKPWQKTFQQVWEPAFHPKGSNVVAPVRTGGKWGVAQDGNILWAPRYVQCLNLQFSASGEKLWGVVATGFGKFTAACDNVPWDATFPIVTDLVVSPDGNRAAILASEYNRNFRIVINGKAWDGTYDMAWPVAFSANSANAAAVVEKGGKFHILVNGKAYEKSFDRAWPPVFSPDGSKVLIRAIENNSYVRIVADVARF from the coding sequence ATGGGACGAATCTCCTCATGGGATTGGGAAGTTGGCCGCAAAACGGTCGTTGATTCCCTTTCCCCTCTTCAGGAACATGAATGGCAGGAAGAGCCTTACGTCTCCCCGGACGGTGAGACCCTGGCCGCCATCGTCAAGGTCGGCGACGGAGAGTTCTCCGTGCGGACCAACAACGAGGTCTGGGAAACGCCGTTCGAGAAGCTCTGGTTTCTGCGCTACTCGCCCGACGGCAGGCTGACCGCCCTGTGTCAGCAGGACATGGAGTGGTCGCTGGCCATCGACGGTGAGCCGTGGGGCGATTTCGCGGAATACGCCTGGGAGACCAAGTTCACTCCCGACGGATCGTCCATCGCCACCATGACCAAGAACGACAACAGGTATTGCGTGTCCCTCAACGGGACTCCCTGGGACACCTATTTCGAGAACGCCAACCAGTACTCCTTGAGCCCGTGCGGCACGCATACCGCCGCCGTGGTCCAGGTGGTCTCGCTGGCCCAGGCCGACATCGAGGGGTTCATGAAGGGCGTCTACAGCGTGGCCGTGGATGGCAACGTTTGGGACGGACATTACGTCAACCTCTTCACCCCGACCTTCAGCCCTGACGGCGCGCGCGTGGCCGCCCAGGCCAGGATCACCACCTTCGACTACACCATCGCCGTGGATGACAAGCCCTGGCAGAAGACCTTCCAGCAGGTCTGGGAGCCGGCCTTCCATCCCAAGGGGAGTAACGTGGTCGCCCCTGTTCGCACCGGCGGCAAGTGGGGCGTGGCTCAGGATGGCAACATCCTGTGGGCTCCCCGCTATGTCCAGTGTCTGAACCTGCAGTTCTCGGCATCGGGCGAGAAGCTGTGGGGCGTGGTGGCCACCGGGTTTGGCAAGTTCACCGCGGCCTGCGACAACGTACCCTGGGACGCCACCTTCCCCATCGTCACCGATCTGGTGGTCAGCCCTGACGGCAACCGCGCCGCCATCCTGGCCAGCGAATACAACAGGAACTTCCGCATCGTGATCAACGGCAAGGCGTGGGACGGCACCTACGACATGGCTTGGCCCGTGGCCTTCTCGGCCAACAGCGCCAATGCCGCCGCCGTGGTCGAGAAGGGCGGCAAGTTCCATATCCTGGTCAATGGCAAGGCGTACGAGAAGAGCTTTGACCGCGCCTGGCCCCCGGTGTTCAGCCCGGACGGCTCCAAGGTGCTCATCAGGGCCATCGAAAACAACAGCTATGTCCGCATCGTCGCGGATGTGGCCCGGTTCTAG